From Parasteatoda tepidariorum isolate YZ-2023 chromosome 1, CAS_Ptep_4.0, whole genome shotgun sequence, one genomic window encodes:
- the LOC107449315 gene encoding uncharacterized protein encodes MQEMPESAGTADQKIAFVAVKSPPFWRANPELWFRKIESLFTLAGVTTESTKFHHVVSALQPEKLAIISDIIISPPVDEPFTALNKRLCAQYDESEVQRLSCLISGMQLGDRCPSKLLLELRNKAGARINDELLKSLFLQRLPANVQQILAISNDNLDKLAEIADGIMAPTTS; translated from the coding sequence ATGCAAGAAATGCCCGAGTCTGCGGGAACTGCTGatcaaaaaattgcttttgtcgCTGTTAAGTCACCACCTTTTTGGAGAGCTAATCCAGAGTTATGGTTCAGGAAAATTGAAAGTCTGTTCACGCTTGCTGGAGTAACAACAGAGTCAACGAAATTTCACCACGTAGTTTCTGCTCTGCAACCGGAGAAACTAGCGATTATCAGCGATATTATTATCAGTCCACCTGTAGATGAGCCTTTCACCGCACTGAATAAAAGATTGTGCGCTCAATATGATGAATCTGAAGTACAGCGCTTAAGTTGTTTGATTTCGGGAATGCAACTCGGCGACCGCTGTCCTTCAAAATTGCTTCTGGAATTGCGGAATAAAGCCGGTGCAAGAATTAACGATGAACTtctcaaatctttatttttgcagAGGTTGCCTGCTAATGTTCAACAGATTTTGGCTATTTCCAACGATAACCTAGACAAGCTGGCAGAGATAGCTGATGGTATTATGGCTCCGACAACTAGCTGA
- the LOC139426763 gene encoding uncharacterized protein, with translation MGSAMLGLPTFQVTRSVPASRYNSQICYSTFYDGWIARFGIPPRITTDQGTQFEASLFDALTKFLGSTRHRTSPYHPAGNRQVERFHRQLKGAIRAYSTSQWTIVSPTILLGIRPAWKEDLRVTTAEKVYGTPIRLPGKFLCPSTGTADPANFVGKLNETMQELLPSRFSAVRCPKKRPAATIRRSISSAKGRGKVFKILIHDRESTVNVDRQKSAYVSRNEKDIFPKSGLTAMNESTEDESTLPEPGNMPN, from the exons ATGGGCTCAGCAATGCTTGGCTTACCAACGTTCCAAG TGACCAGAAGCGTACCCGCCAGCAGATATAACAGCCAAATCTGTTATTCAACTTTCTACGATGGATGGATTGCTAGGTTTGGAATACCCCCACGAATCACAACTGACCAGGGAACACAGTTCGAAGCCTCACTGTTTGATGCCCTGACTAAGTTCCTGGGTTCGACCCGTCATCGAACAAGCCCTTACCATCCCGCAGGAAATCGTCAAGTGGAAAGATTTCACAGACAGCTGAAGGGAGCGATTAGAGCCTACAGTACAAGTCAGTGGACCATAGTTTCACCTACCATTCTTTTAGGTATTAGGCCTGCATGGAAGGAGGACTTGCGAGTAACGACAGCTGAAAAGGTTTATGGAACTCCGATAAGACTGCctggaaaatttttatgtccGTCTACTGGTACAGCGGATCCCGCAAACTTTGTTGGAAAGCTCAATGAGACCATGCAGGAGTTGCTGCCA TCACGTTTTTCTGCAGTCCGATGTCCTAAAAAAAGGCCTGCAGCCACCATACGAAGGTCCATTTCAAGTGCTAAGGGGAGGGGAAAGGTTTTTAAGATTCTTATTCATGACCGAGAGAGTACGGTAAACGTGGATCGTCAAAAGTCTGCATATGTATCCCGAAATGAAAAGGACATATTTCCTAAGAGCGGATTAA